The window CACGGCTTTGAAAGCAGTGCCTGTTGTCTGTGGCTTCATGGGCTGCAGCAGAACTCGCTGTTGCCAAGGTTTTAGTCTGGAAGCTCATCGTGTCATGAGCAGAACAACTGTGTTTGCCCACCATTCTTGCTTCTGCTGTTTAGAGCGGAAGAAATAATGGTGGGCACCTGTGCCCAGCTGTGGGATCCTACCCCACTCTGTTTCTATAGCATGGATGAGCACTGGTATCAGTTGGCACTTGGCAATAGGGGAGGAGGGTTCGTGACTGAGAGTTTTGGGAAAGGGTTGTTTAGGTGGTGCATGAGAAGGTCTCAGTTTGGTTTCTTGCCCTGCCACAGATTTCCTGGATGATCTGGGATTGCCAGTGTCTCTCATTTCCAGATATTTGTAATAGGGACAGAATATCCTCCTTGGTCCTGTCCCTGATGGCTTCAGCTGCCTGAGCTGTGGGATGTTGAGTGGGTGTGTTCAGTGAGTGGTGTTTTGTAGTGATTTGTTAAACACCATTGAGCACTGCTGGAATTCACATCAAAGCCATCAAGGCTGAGCACTGGCTTGTGTCTGAAACCTTctccatgcatggcagagctGTCTGGCCAGGACGTCAGTGCTGTCCACCAAAGGAAGGTTTAGAAGACAAGCAACAGGATGATTGGATGCTGTGATGGTGAGTTAGGCCACCTATAATCCTACCTCAGCCAAGTCAGCCAGAGATGTCCCGTGTGAGTTCTAGAAATTAAGCTCTCCTAAACAAATCCACACTTCTCAGTGGGTACCTGGCCAACGCAGGGCCACAGACTTTGTCACCAGATGCCGTGAGCTTTCTCTCTTAACCCTTGGAGATACTGAGCAAGGCATGATGGACATGCACTCCAGCACAACACACTGCAGCTGGAAACTGCTTGGGTTAAGTGCTGTTCTGAAGCCTTGTAAAGTTTCTTGCACGGGAATCCCCAGAGGGtaagagggagggagaagtgAGGGGGGTGTTTGTCTGGAGCAGCAgtgatatatatttttagtggaagggaagggacatCTCTAGTCGTGGGATAACAGCTGCACAATTTCAAAATTCCTCTGACAAGATGTAGCTAATTCCAGGGCTGCAgggttttgaggtttttttgttttgttttttgtttttccaggctTCAAGTGTCTTCAGCCACTCTCTGGCTCCCTGAGTGTACATTTCAAAGCACAGATGCTGTTTTGCTCTGTTGATGAGGCCTGAATGTGAGCAGCTCCCTGCTACCATCCATGCTGTGCCCTTAGCAGCCCCTAAGCACTGAGCAGGATCCACTAATTGCTgggaaaaaccctttttctctctcagaaTCAGCTGAATTCCTCCCTCATTTCTGGAAGGAGGATTTTGGTGTATTTGGAATACTGGGAATTGTGTGGTTGGTTCCCTCACGTGCTCCctcttttctgattttgaaaTGCAGCTGAGGGAGGTCTCATGTGGAGCCAGTTTTTTCCAAGGCTCATCAGCAGGGATATAAAGCACGTGCAGGATCTCCATTCTGCACTGAGCCCAGCAAAACCAGCCTCTCTCCTCGCCTGTCTTGAACTTGTGCTGGGATAGGAGCATGAACCTGTGGGAGCAACTATTTCATTGGGAGATGGAAAGATTTCTGTGGCTTGttgtattatttcttttaatgtttgttttctgagagaatcctggggacagagggagcaggagcactGGGTAAACACTGGGAGCCCAGCGCTACCGTTGTCCGATCGCAGACACACGGGGTCAAGTACAGTGTGGGACCCACGCTGGACAATGTGGGAATCCAGCCATCTACTTCCCATGCCGAGCATTACCAAGGGAAGGAAATTGCATTGAAATGTTAAACTGCTGCCCTGATTTACATTTTCAGAGGGAAGAACTGGTGGAGTCAGCTCAGGACTCGCAGTAACCTGCGAGGCCTTGGGAACTGGCTGATATTTTGAACAAACTGATGTCCCCGCTGCACTGTCAGATTCTTACCACGCTGTTTATTGTTTCTTTCAACAGATCTTGGAGAATTTACTGTTAAGAGTGCAGGCTTCAGCCAGGCATATCAATACCTCCACCACTGAGGTCCCTTTGGTGTGTGCAGTGCAGCCACAGCACACCTGTAGTCAGAGCACTGTCCTCAGCTTAAATTCACCCTTTCTGAGAAAGACCTGGGGTCCAGCTTAGCTGGGCCAGTGAGGAAAACTGCGGACTTGTCTCGGTTATTTCAGGAAGGTTGATGGTGCTGGTCTTCCCAAAAGTGCCCCTGTGGAGCAGAGTGAGGTGCTGTGCAAGGCAatgccagcctggctgctgcagctgagccaGCAGGATTTCCCTGGAGCACACCAGAACATGGACATGTGGCACTGTGCCTCTGAGTTCTTTTGTGCTATTTGGTTTACAGATCCCCTGCAAGACAGACCTGGCAATTCCATGCTAAAAGACTGTTCCTTTGCCAGGAAGGAGACACTGTCTCAGCCTTCAGCAAGAGACCCATGGTAGTCTTCATCACCCAGGGTCAGAGCAGTGCTGTTGATTATGCAGGATTCAAGATCTATGTACTTGACCAGGTAGATGGATGGAGTAAAGGAACACAGATAAAAACTGCATCCATTTCCCCACTTTTCTGTCAACTATTCACTGCCTaaaggaaaggggagggaaataGGCAGCAGACGGTGTCACCATGGAGTCCTTGCTGCGCTGTGCTGTGTGGGTTCTGCACAGCAGGTGCCTTTCTCGCTGTCTTCTGGAACATTGGGCCATTGGGAGGTTGTGTGGGTGCCAGGGGCTTGTGGAATAACACTGATGTAACTCCCATTTGCTCTGCTTTACAGGTACAATGGCTTGGTGACTGGCTCTCGAGCCAAAGGGATCATTGCCATCTGCTGGGTGTTGTCCTTCATCATCGGCCTGACCCCAATGCTGGGGTGGCACAACCGTGCCCAGATCGAAGAGCTGGGTTCCAACAGGTCCTCTCCCATCAACTGCAGCAACAGTATGGTGGCCTGTCTCTTTGAGGCTGTGGTCACCATGGAGTACATGGTCTACTACAACTTCTTTGCCTGTGTGCTCTTGCCCCTCCTCCTCATGTTTGGCATCTACTTGAAGATCTTCATGGCAGCCCGGAGACAGCTGAAGCAGATGGAGAACAAGATGGTACACGGGGAACGTTCTCGCTCCACGTTGCAGAAGGAAGTCCATGCAGCCAAATCCTTAGCCATCATTGTTGGGCTGTTTGCAGTCTGCTGGCTCCCACTACATATTATTAACTGCTTTACCCTTTTTTGCCCAGATTGTGCCCACGCTCCCCTCTGGCTGATGTATCTGGCTATTATCCTGTCTCACGCTAACTCGGTTGTAAACCCTCTAATTTATGCCTACCGAATCAGGGAGTTCCGATACACCTTCCGTAAAATCATCAGCCAGCACATCCTGGGCCGCAAGGAGCCGTTCAAGGCAgggccagccagctccaggacttCCACCCACGGTGGGGACATGGAGAACGCCAGCATACGGATCAGCGAGTATGCGCTAGAGGTGTACACCAATGGAGAGATCCACAGGGATCCTGAAAAGCAGGACTTGAACAAATGCAAAGCTGGCTTGGAAGGGCACCAGAACGGAAATGCTCTGGACCTGGAGACAAATGGGCATCTCCTACATTCCTGCAAAAATGGGATTCTCTCTGATGCATGCCTGAACAGGGAGCTTCACAGTGAAGAGCTACTTGATGCCCAGGTGTCTTACTCAGATCTGGAAAGAGCAGCCTTCGCTGCAGCTGATGTTTCCTGATGAGACTTTTGAAGTCTTCCTGgtagaatgatttttttttccattggtgACCTCTGCTGTGGCAGAAAGGGAGgttggggggcggggggagagCTGTGTATTCAGATTGCTGTGGAGGAAGGGGTCCCTTATCCAGGACAGCTGGGATGATCCTAAATACTAGACTGGAGAAAAGCCAAGAGACCGTTGAAGTGGACTAAGGAAGGAGGGACACGTTACCCGTCAGTGACCTGTCACCATGAGCAGTGCCAAGGTCGAGGATGGCATTCCAAGTTCAGCACTGGGagaccctgctgctgcagggataTCAGGACATTATGCTGTACTGTGTGCCTGTGGCTGTGTGTCAGTGTTGCTGTCTTTACCAACAGAAACTGAAGCATGGCTGGAAGTATTCCCTGAACAGCAAAGAGCAACAGGGAAGGGGCTTTATCGTACTGTGGCCCTGCAACAAGCAGAACAGGGGATAGTAACATCTATTGGTGAGGAAAGATGCCAGGAGCTGCTTGTAGAGCAAAGGAATTTACCAGATGGGAACTCTGGATACCTTCAACCATGGCATTTTGTCTTCAGTTCATGTTTTTAAAGCTTATACTGCAACAGGTTGctcaagtgggtttttttccatgtcttgATAAGGTTACTTTAAGTTATAAAAGATGGACGAGAACTCATATTAATTCTCTGAGCACTCAGTGTTCCAGATGCACAAGGCAAATACAACCTCTTAGGTCTCCACTTTGTCCAGCAAATCATGAAAGCAGAGTCTGTAATATGGATTTCCCTTGGCAAAAGGGCTCTCAGCAGGACTTggtgctgcagtggcagagcagcaggccaggctgggggctgtgtccccagggtgggGCTGTGAAGAGTTGTTGGGTGTCTGGTCTGTCTGTAGGCTGGTGGCACTGTCTGCTTTTTCCCCATCTCTGTGCTTGTCCTCCCGAGCTCCTAGAATGCAAATTCTTTCCATGGCCCCAAATGTGTGTGAGGGGAGGTAATATTCCATATTTTGGTCATTTTGATCCTCACTCAAAAggctgtgggatttttttcttctttctgggGATAGGGAGGAACCCAAACACATACCTACCACTTAGTTTTGGAATTCCAATGAGCTCTGTTTAAACCCCACTTCTCCTGTGATTTCAGTTTTTTCCTGATGTGCTTTACTGTGAAGCCTGATGTGTCCCTGTGGTACAGAGGCCAACAGAAGAAGCTGGTTAGAAGAAGCTCCTACTCTGAGAAGCTGAAAGGTGTCAGTAGTATTGGGAAACTGCAGAAAACTACAGAAACTGCAGTTCTCTGTAAAAGAGAACAGGCAAATCTCTGCTGCAGCAAGTGTATGCACTGATGTCGTTTGTTTTAGAGGTGTTTCACAGCAGTTTGATAATTTTCTGTGTCACAGGAAGCCTGGCAGCTCAAGGACAGCAGAAAACCCACATCAACTTGAATTCTACCTGAGAACTGAATGGGTTTTGTTATTCAGACAAATAATCTGTGTCCAATCCCACCAGCCTTCTGGAGACACAGGCAGTACTGTCCTACTGGAAAACTAAAAGTCTGGTAATTCCAGGGATCTGAACCTTATTCCCTAGCTGAAAACATCAGAAATACCCCCCAAATGTGGCTCCTCCTCATGTCTGTCCACTAACATTTCAGAATCCAAGGGAAACTGGATTTTCATACTTGAGGAAGAGCAGGTtatgtttgtgtgtttttaccccatgtttattttatgtattgcgaacaattaaaatgaaaaggcagttttatttgaggagaattttccttttgccaGTCTCCCTACATGAAGGTGGGGAGTAGTTTACGATGCTGAACGTGTTCAAGTGTGTAGCTGCTCTGGGCTAGCACAAAGCTTAGTGTGAGATGGAGAAAAAGATGTGGCTGCTGCCACAACCCTTAGCAGAAAGACAGGCCAGTTTGTAAAACAATAGACTTGGCAGTTTAATTGAATTGCTGCTTtcttggcacagctctgccaccctGGTCTAACGTCAGAGGAGTGGATTATCACTCCAGCACCATTTACGAACACTGAGCCGTTTCCCCGGGGACTGACGTCACAGGTGGTTCCTCGGCAGGGTGACTCGGGATCTCGTTACTCCTGATCTTTCTTGATGGAATATTTCTGTAGGTTATTTGTGTGATGGCTGCTCTGACCTCCTGTAACTGTGGCAGAGGAACTCAGGAAAATGGGGGGCTGTTCTCTTCAGGCCTCGGTTGGGAGCCGAAGTGTTTCTAAGAATAACACAAGATTACATCCGGCATTCATGTCAATAACAATTAGGTCCACAAAGAAGCAGAGCAGGGGAGGAAGTGTGGGAAAATACCAGCATCGCTCATGCTGGAACACACACGAGTGCAGAAGTGTCTCCTATTGAGCTTTGTAAAGGAATGGTTTACACCACATTGGATCAGACTTTCAGCTGATGTGGGTTGGTTGCTTTCTATTGTTTCCTGAGCATCTTCACACTCAATTAGGGCAGCTTCTTGCTTGGCTGCCACAAGAATCAAGTTGATCTGTCTTGATGGACAAACTTAGGATTGTCACTCTGGAAAACTTTCCTGCCTGACTGGATCACAAAGAGAGTTTATGGAGTTTCCAGATATCTTGAAATTAGCTTTTGTGTTGCTGCTTGAGCTGCCCCCAAGTGTGTCCAGTCCCTCTCAATATTAGTGATCCAGACATGAAATGAAAAGGGTGTGTGAAGGGGCTGGGGGATGTGtgcaggaggaagagcaggagggTATGGAGGCAGTGTGGTTTGCATAGAAGTCTGCAGCCACAGGAAGGAAGGGATGGCAATTCACCACATGCTGTGAGCCTTCTGGCAAACATATGGCTGGGATGGACCTTCAGAAGATGTTTCTGAAGCAGTTGTTGGGGAGAGCATGGGCCTTTTGAACAGAATTTTGGAATTCTTACTTCTTGTTTCCCAGGGATTATGATTTTAAGGCTTCTTGCTTTTAGggtttggatttaaaaaaaaaaaaaagaagtagtaGGTCCCACCACTGAAGTGTGGTTTTTGCTTCTAGCAGTTCTCCACTCTTGAGGGAAGTACCTGCCTTCCAAGCTGCATAGGACCATATGCCCACTTTTCTTGCAGCTGAAGAATGTTTAGCTGATGAAATGCAGCTGTCCTGGATAACAAATGTGGTGCCAAGACAAAGAAGGGGATGACTATcaggagaggctgcagaagACTTCCTTGGGAATCCAAGGTGCAGTGGGCCCAGAGAGTAAGAGCTGGGGTAAGAAGAGACTAATTTCATTCAACTGGAACTTCTTACTAAAAAAAGTCTGAAGACACATAGAGAAATGTGGTGCCTTGTTTGGTGTGATGGCATTCCATGAATTTCACCATTCCCTGAAGACCCTTAGGCTCCAGGGTTTATTTGCTTTATTGGGTTTTAGAGAAAGCAAAGTTTGATCCGTTGCCAGGAGTAATTTTATCAAGACTTCTTGGGGCTTTCTCCTCAATAGGGCACTGCTTTTTTGTATGTGCAAATAAATGCACTTACAGCTGTGTCCTGCAGATTTCCCTTGGGATCAGTGATATTTCAAAGCTCTGTGCAAGCTTGAACTCCAGCTCTTGAACTAAGAAGCAACTGGACATGGTGGGACAGTTGGGGTTACTGTAGACAGAAAGGGCTTCCCACTGATCCCAGTCGGTGCCAGGAAGCTTGTTCTGCAGGTGGACTTGGAGTGACATGGAATAGTCTTTGATCATTCTTTGAAAACAGACTCCAGGGGATGCTGGTGGATATAGAGAAGTCTCTAAGGTGTGGGAAATTGCAGGGCCAGGATGGATGGAAAATCTTGGTGGTGAAGGAGTATTTGTAGGGTAGGTATTTGGGACGATTTCAGGTGAGCAGGAATGTGCTGGGGAGTGCACAGATGGTGCTGGCTTGAGATCAAGGTGTGACTTGCTGAGGAAGGATTCTGGAAGGGCTGTACAGCCTTACAGCTTTCCTGGGGTCACTGCAGAGGATCAACCCTGCCTGGTGTGTGCAGAGGGTTGACTTTGTATGGTCCATATTGACTGAGGCAGAGATGGTTCTTATGGATTGGCCTTTCCAGATACATTGTCCCATTGCATGAGCACATCCAGGTGTAACAAAAACCCTTCTGCTTCATGAGCATGGGCCCTACCTAAAACCAAATCCAGCCAGCCATGCTCTGTGGAAGGACAAATGTGCTGCAAAGGTGCTGCAATGCATCAAAACTGTGTAGAATACTCTCTAGTGGTGTCTGCTAAATTCAGCTGCCTAAAGTCAGTTCTCTCCCAGTTTGTTTTGGGTATCAAACTGCACTGAGTCATagtggagtttttttctttctagccCTGAGCTTTTGGCCTTCTTTATGGTAAAACACATCAAGAGTAACTAAAATCACACCAGTTCCTCATTTGCATGAGAGGTGAATAACCCTGACAGACTGAGAATCCCCAAACTGGGGCAGTGTTGTGTGTAACTCCCCATCTTACTTGCCTGCTGGGACTGTTCACACAAGGATGTGTTAAAATCCAGACTGGAACCTGTTGATCTGAGAACATCCTTTGCTTCCCCCACTGTCTCAGGAGCTGGTGTTCCTGTGGAGCAGTTCTCTGTGGTCTGACAACCAAGACACTATGAACACCCTGCTGCACATGCTGTCACTACGAAACAATTACTCTTTTAATTTAAGTGTTTTACGATATAGGTgttgttttccctctgtttgTCAGTTACCattggggaagggggagggaaggggtgggagaatCTGTGCATGCAAATGTATTTAAAGTGCATTGACCAAAGGTTTTTTTGAATCTGTGAAGTTTTCATATCTGTGAAGTCATCAGACTGCTGGGCAGTGAGGAGCCGCTGGTGCTGCGGAGTCTGTCTTGGTTACATTTCTTAATaagcattaaaataataaaaatatatttgtaaaagAGAGTGTGAGTGCCTTTGTCTGAGGCAGATCTGGCTGGCTGGTCCTTTTATGTGCAagtattttcttattattttattagCTTTTTCCATAGACTGATCCTTCTGGAGAGCTCTCTCCCTGGTGCTGCCTGTGCTTTTGCAGAAGAGGTTAGCATGGACTAAGGTGACAGGCTCAAATGGAGTAGAAGACCCCTCCTATCTCTGAGATCCTGAGATCTGTCATCGTGGCAGTAAGGGAAATCAGTCACAGTTGCTTATGGAACAGGAGGGAGAGCTGTATCCACCCAGACCACTGCCCTGACAGGAATGGTGTGTTCCATAGCAGGACCTGGAGGGTCCAAACTGGACCATgaaacagctttgccagctgtGGCTGGGCCATCCCACCTCCTTCCGTGTGGCCCTGCTGGTGCACCTCAGACTTCTGCCCTGTTCTGCCAATGCTGCTCAGGCTGAGGTTGCCCCTGCCTGGGACCAGCCAACTTAGTCTGGAAATGGAGGCAGGGAATCTAGATGTTACTGTGGTGTCTCTCCAGTCAAATCTGAGCAATGCTGACAGGATGAAGCAGGAATACCTGCCAGCTTTTTGCAGCTGGCAGCCACTAAATGTGTGTCCGAGGAGGTTAGTGAAAGTCTGTACAATCCAGGAGCACTTGGAATGGGGAGGTTATGAAATTAAAGCTCACCAGATAACCATCAACTACTTGTCATTCCCTCTTTTGGGTCACTTTGCAGCTGAGCTCGAGGCCTCCTCACTGGAGTCCCCGTTTGTGGAGAGGTGCTGGCTCCCTGGTGCTCTGCAGCCAGCTGTGCCCGAGCTGCTCAACCAACTGTGTAATTGAAAAGCTTTTtgatttttccctcctttcacAAACACTGTGCGTTTTGTTCCGCAGCATCAAAGACCAGGAGCTGGGGGAACAATGGGCGTCTGCAGGAGCCCAGAGGGAACAATGCTCGTACCCAGGAAAGAGAACTTGGAAGAACAGAGAGAGCTCCCAGTTTAACAACACAATTGGCCTGATCTGGAAATCTCTGCTCAGAGATCCACACCTTGGCTCAGTCACCCGGAGCAACTGGACCTGGCAGGGCCTTTGCTGTAGAGAAGAGCTGACTGCAGCACTGGGGAACTGCTGACACTTCTGAATGGAGAagtgggatggggctggggagggtgggCTTTCCTCACTAATGGGAGATGATGGTTTTGGCTAAAAAGCTTTTCACAAAGCTGCAGGATCCTCCTTGTCACTCCTGACCCCAAACAGGAAGCCTTTGCTGCTAAGCATAGTTAAACACAAGTGCCTGCATGTGTTTCAAGGAGAAGTTTCAGGAAGTTAAAGAGCTTTGAGCACCTTTTCTGAGGCCCTGTGGACCTCACAATTTACTTTCACAGGAAAGAGTCCCCCAGTCTTGCATATGACTAAAAAGACCAAGTGTGTTCATTCAGAGGAAGGAGGTAGACTTCTGCCAGCTTGGAGTGATCCTGAGAGGAATCCATCTCTCTGATTCCACAAGTAAGCCCCTCAAGTTACATGATGTGACTCACTGCAGGCTGGAGTCTCACTGAATAGTAAGTGGAGCTGTATTTCTCACTGACTTCCCAATCTCTTCTTCAGTGATTTCTGAGAAGAAAGGGGGGCACTTCTGGATATTGGAGATGTTTCCTCAGAAATGACCCAGTGGATGTGATTGTTGGAGGGGTCTCGGCTGTAAGATACACCAACATTTCTCTGCTGTGTGACTGCAGAGTCCCTGCTGAAATCGTACAGAGTGGCAGGAAAGTGCTGTCCAGATCtcagaaaatcagaatttcaGTTCAAGAACTGAAGTCCTTGCAACATGTCAAAGAAAGTAATCTCAGCCAAGTTTGGGTGCAAGAGTAGCATGGTGATTTTTCAGCGAGTGAAAGGTAAGGACTTGGGAAAAGAGCTTTCAATCTGCAAGTTCAGAGTAAACTGTGTAAAGATAAGGTTATGTGTAGTGCAGATGCATACTGTGTGGTCTGAGACTGTGACACTGAACTCCAAACCCAGGACTCTGGTTTTTGGGAGTGTCCTGCTGCAATCCAGAGTGGTGACTGCAACTTCTAGAGAGCCCAGGGGAGTCTTTAAGCCTGCTAGCTCAGACACTGACAGCACTGGCTTTGTTTGCCAAGGATTTACCCcgagccctgggcagctctgatCTCTTGCCTTACCTAAGACAAGGAGATTAGATAACAGCTCATAATGACAATGAAGAAAATCCATGTGCATGGGGTATCTTGCTGCCTCAACTGTTGATGAGGTCATGGGGATGTCTTTTGGGCTGGTATTAGTCCAGGCTATTAATTCTAAAGGGGAGTTCAGCATATCTCAGTTGGGTGCTTCATGTTGCTGGAGAACTTGCAGCTGCA of the Pseudopipra pipra isolate bDixPip1 chromosome 18, bDixPip1.hap1, whole genome shotgun sequence genome contains:
- the ADORA2A gene encoding adenosine receptor A2a codes for the protein MLVHGQDDFLSDIAYIILELIIAVLAILGNILVCWAVYLNSNLQNVTNYFVVSLAAADIAVGVLAIPFAITISTGFCAFFYGCLFIACFVLVLTQSSIFSLLAIAIDRIIAIRIPLRYNGLVTGSRAKGIIAICWVLSFIIGLTPMLGWHNRAQIEELGSNRSSPINCSNSMVACLFEAVVTMEYMVYYNFFACVLLPLLLMFGIYLKIFMAARRQLKQMENKMVHGERSRSTLQKEVHAAKSLAIIVGLFAVCWLPLHIINCFTLFCPDCAHAPLWLMYLAIILSHANSVVNPLIYAYRIREFRYTFRKIISQHILGRKEPFKAGPASSRTSTHGGDMENASIRISEYALEVYTNGEIHRDPEKQDLNKCKAGLEGHQNGNALDLETNGHLLHSCKNGILSDACLNRELHSEELLDAQVSYSDLERAAFAAADVS